In Xiphias gladius isolate SHS-SW01 ecotype Sanya breed wild chromosome 6, ASM1685928v1, whole genome shotgun sequence, a single genomic region encodes these proteins:
- the LOC120790966 gene encoding thiamine transporter 2-like, producing the protein MMRPIEPFMTEFLTGTYKNLTIEQVTRQVYPVWTYSSLVLLIPVLLLTDFLRYKPVIIIQGLTYVTAFLLVIFGSGVHAVQLAFFSYSIATAADVAYFSYIYTVVHASYYQRVTSYVSGAILLGYAVGAVLAQLLVSLGGVSLYCLAFVTVISVSVALITSFFLPMPQNSLFVNGSYYAQQRNSGEDAHDSESQDCYSKVESLMAAKHVGRMFRRLILDCKKCYSSVAVLFFCIWAATGRCGFYQVVGYVQLLWVHIQPHNFTACNGGVDAISTLSGAAATVAVGHVSLEWSLWGELILGGFTLLIAGALFLMDMTDNIWISYACYILFKTFYMQLTTICTFQIAKALNRKCYALVFGMNSFAGTVLQSVLTAIVINTKSLQLTITSQFFIYASYFAAISLLFTVRGVYTVLHMKRPAAGNRAERATDLPEGSRP; encoded by the exons ATGATGAGGCCCATAGAGCCCTTCATGACAGAGTTTCTCACAGGAACTTACAAGAACCTCACCATCGAGCAG GTGACCAGACAGGTGTATCCTGTGTGGACTTACTCCAGTCTGGTTCTCCTCATCCCAGTCCTCCTGCTGACAGACTTCCTCAGGTACAAGCCTGTAATCATCATCCAGGGGCTCACCTACGTCACAGCCTTTCTGCTGGTAATATTTGGCTCGGGCGTCCACGCGGTTCAGCTGGCGTTTTTCAGCTACAGCATTGCCACGGCAGCAGATGTGGCCTATTTCTCCTACATTTACACCGTGGTCCACGCCAGCTACTATCAGAGAGTGACCAGCTACGTCAGCGGGGCCATACTTCTGGGCTATGCTGTGGGTGCTGTGTTGGCTCAACTGTTAGTGTCTTTGGGTGGGGTGTCCTTGTACTGCTTAGCTTTCGTGActgtcatctctgtctctgtagcaCTGATAACCTCCTTTTTCCTGCCCATGCCTCAAAACAGTTTATTTGTTAATGGATCATATTACGCACAGCAGAGAAACTCAGGCGAGGACGCTCACGACTCAGAAAGTCAGGACTGTTACAGCAAGGTGGAGAGCTTGATGGCTGCCAAGCATGTTGGGAGGATGTTCAGAAGGCTCATACTGGACTGTAAGAAATGTTATTCTTCTGTGGCTGTGCTCTTCTTCTGCATATGGGCAGCTACAGGGAGGTGCGGCTTCTACCAGGTTGTGGGCTACGTCCAGCTCCTCTGGGTCCACATCCAACCCCATAACTTCACAGCCTGCAATGGAGGGGTCGATGCCATCAGCACTTTGTCAG GAGCTGCAGCCACAGTTGCTGTGGGCCACGTGTCTCTGGAGTGGTCTCTGTGGGGGGAACTGATCCTGGGGGGTTTCACGCTCCTGATTGCCGGGGCTTTATTCCTGATGGATATGACTGACAACATCTGGATCAGCTACGCATGCTACATCCTCTTCAAAACTTTTTACATGCAGCTCACCACCATCTGCAC TTTTCAGATAGCCAAGGCACTGAACAGGAAGTGCTACGCGTTGGTATTCGGCATGAACAGTTTCGCGGGCACAGTCCTCCAGAGCGTCCTCACCGCCATCGTCATCAACACCAAGTCTCTACAGCTCACCATCACCTCCCAG ttttttatctACGCCTCCTACTTTGCTGCCATCTCCCTGCTGTTCACAGTCAGAGGTGTATACACTGTGCTCCACATGAAACGGCCCGCTGCAGGCAACCGGGCAGAGAGAGCCACCGACCTGCCGGAGGGCTCCCGTCCGTGA